ACGTACCCGTGCCGAGCTGCGCGAAGTGATCTACAAGCAGGGCCTGCTGCGCCAGGGCATCGACGATTCGAAGGCAGCGATGCGCGGGTTGATGGGCGAGTTCATCGAGCGCATGGATGGCATGGCCACCAGCACCGGCGAATATCACGACCGCATCGGCAGCTACGCACTGCAGCTGCGCGAGGCACGCAGCATCGCCGACCTCAACCAGCTGCTGCAGGACGTGATGCGCGACACCGGCAAGGTGCAGCAGCAGGCCGCGCAGGCGCGCGATCACCTGGCCAACGCACGGCAGGAAGTGGAACGCGCCGAGCAACGCATTACCGAGCTGGAGCAGGAACTGCGCGCGGCCGGTGACCTGGCACGCATCGACCCGCTGACCCAGGCGCTGAACCGCCGTGGCCTGGACGAACTCCTGCAACGCGAGCTGGCCCGCGCCGCGCGCAACAACTCGCCACTGGGCGTGGCGGTGATCGACCTGGATGATTTCCACCAGACCAACGATGCGCATGGCCACGCTGGCGGTGATGCACTGCTGCAGCACCTGGTAGCTGTATGCAAGCTGCTGCTGCGCGCCACCGATGGCATCGCGCGGCTGGGTGGCGACGAGTTCGTGCTGGTGCTGCCGGAGACCCAGGGCGCCGACAGCATGGCCACCGTGCAGCGCCTGCAGCGTTCACTGGCGCACCGCGTGCTGACCGTGCAGGACCAGCGCGTGCCGGTGCATTTCAGTGCCGGGCTGGCGCAATGGCAGCCCGGCGACGATACCGAGACCCTGCTGCGCCGCGCGGACGACGCGCTGTATGCGGCCAAGCGGCAAGGCAAGAACCGGGTACAGGCGGGCTGATCGTCCGCCCCACCGCAATCCGCTTTGGTAGGTGCCAACCTTGGTTGGCACACGCGGAAACAAAGCGCCGACCAAGGTCGGCCTCTACCGGAGAATCCGCCGCCTACTTCCCGCGCAGCTTCTGGAACCCGGTCACCGCCGCCAGCACGATGGCACCGGCGATGATGCCGACCACCATGTTGGCCGCAGCACCGATCAGCCAACCCCACTGCCCCTCGCCGCCCAGCGCCTGCACCGCGTGGTGCAGCGCCGGCACGTTGTGCACCAGGATGCCGCCGCCGACCAGGAACATGGCGATGGTGCCGGCCACCGACAGGAACTTCATCAGCCACGGCGCCGACGCCACCAGGCCGCGACCGAAGGCGGCAATGGCGCCGCCCTTGCGCGACAGATACAGGCCAACGTCATCGAGCTTGACGATGCCTGCCACCAGTCCGTAGACGAACACGGTCATGGCCAGCGCAACCACGCTCAGGGTGAGGATCTGGTTGGTGAACGGCGCGGTGGCGACCACGCCCAGGGTCAGCACGATGATCTCGGCCGAAAGGATGAAGTCGGTGCGGATCGCGCCCTTCACCTTGTCCTTCTCCCACGCAACCATGTCCACCTCGGCATCGGCCAGCGCCTTGCGGCGCTCGGCCTGGCGTTCGGCATCGTCGTCGCTCGAATGCAGGAAGCGATGCGCCAGCTTCTCCACGCCCTCGAAGCAGAGGAAGGCGCCACCGATCATCATCAGCGGCACGATCAGCGGCACGTTCCAGCCACGGCTGTGCAGCCAGGCTTCCAGCGCACTGATCGCCAGCGCCGCCGGCACCAGGATCACCTTGTTCACCAGCGAGCCCTTGGCCACCGCCCACACCACCGGCAGTTCGCGGTTGGCGTTGACCCCGGTCACCTGCTGCGCGTTCAGCGCCAGGTCGTCGCCCAGCACGCCGGCGGTTTTCTTCGCCGCGACCTTGGTCAGCACCGAGACATCGTCGAGCAGGGAGGCGATATCGTCGAGCAGGGCGAACAGGCTGGCACCGGCCATGGGGCATCCAAGAAAGGGAATGAGCGGATTCTGACCGATCCGGCATGGACTGCGGAAGATATCGGGTTCACCACGTGACGACCCCGCCCCGGCCAGACTGGGGCGTGATCCCGTTCCGCCGGGCATGGCCCGCCGCTACCGGCCGTCGTCTGCAAGGAGTTCCGCTTGAGCAATCCGCCCACCGCCAATGGCAACCCTCCGCTGGTCAAAGGAATGAACCGGCGCAGCCAGATCCTGCGCCTGCTGATGCGCTACCGCCATTCGGGCGTGTTCTCGGGCATGAACCTGGACGCCGCCAGCAACCAGGCCGACGTGCCCGCCGATGGCAACCCGGAACAGTTCGTCAGCGACCTGGAAGCGCTGGGGCCGACGTTCGTCAAGCTGGGCCAGATGCTGTCCACCCGCCCGGACATGGTGCCGGTGGAATTCGCCACCGCGCTGGAGCGCATGCAGGAAAAGGTGGCCGAGATCCCGGTCGAGCGCATTCACGCCATCGTCGAGCAGGAACTGGGCGCGCCGGTGAACAAGCTGTTCGCCGCGTTCGATCCCGAGCCGCTGGGCTGTGCCTCGATCGCGCAGGTGCATCGCGCGGTGCTGCACGATGGCCGCCAGGTGGCGGTAAAGGTGCAGAAGCCCGAGGTGGCCGCACAGCTTCGTTCAGACCTGGAGGCGCTGCGCAGCTTCGCACTGGCCGCCGACCACCTGACCCAGGTCGGCCGACGCGTGCGCCTGCGCGACTGGCTCAACGAGTTCGCCAAGACCCTGATGCAGGAGCTGGACTATCACGCCGAGGCCGAGAACCTGGCCCGTTTCGGCCGGCACCTGAAGCCTTTCCGCCGCCTATGGATACCGCAGCCGCTGTGGGATTACAGCAGCCAACGCGTGCTGACCATGGAACTGGCCACCGGCGTGCGCGTGGATGCGATTCCCGATGTGCGCCGCACCGAACAATCGATGGACCCGCTGGCGGCGGCGCTGATCCGCGGCTACCTGGACCAGATCTTCGTGCATGGCGAGATCCATGCCGACCCGCACCCGGGCAACCTGCGGGTGATGCCCGACGGACGGCTGGCGATCTTCGACCTGGGCATGGTCGCGCACATGCCGCCACGCCTGCGCGAGCGGCTGCTGAAGATCCTGTTCGCTGCCGTCGATGGCCGCGGCGAAGAGGTGGCCGACGACCTGATCAGCATCAGCACGCGGCTGGAGGCATTCGATGAAGAGCGCTACCTGCGCGAGACCGGCCAGCTGATTGCGCGCTATGCCGCCAGCGGCAGTTTCTCCGAAGGCCGCGTGGTGCTGGACATGGTGCGCATCGCCACCGCCTGCGGCTTGCGCACCCCGCCGGAGCTGAGCCTGCTGGGCAAGGCCCTGCTCAACCTGGAAACCGTATGCCGGCTGCTGGCGCCCGAACTGGACACCCGCCGCATCGTCGAGCGCCAGCTGCAGCACGTGATGCGCGCACGCCTGAAGAAATCGCTGTCGGCCGCCAACATCGCCAGCGAGGCGATGGAGCTGCAGCAGCTGCTGCGCGATGGACCACGCAAGCTGTCGGACATCATGGCGCTGCTGGCCGAGAACCGCCTGCAGATGAAGGTCACCGGCCTGGAAGAATCGCGGCTGATGGAGAACCTGCAGAAGATCGCCAACCGCGTGGCGGCCGGCATCATCAGTGCGGCATTGATCATGGCCGCCGCGATGATGATGAAGATCGACACCGGCTGGCACCTGTTCGGCTACCCGCTCATCGCCCTGATCCTGTTGTTCATCGGCGTGGTGCTCGGCCTGGGCATTGTGACCAGCGCATTGCTGTTCGACCGTCGTGCGCGGGCACGCGAAGAACGCGGGCACCGTTAGTACATCGACGAAAACATCCGTATTCATGCGGTTTTTAATGCAATCCAACGAAGCCTTTCACGCTCGTTTTACCTTCTGAGCGCGATTGCGCGCGCGTCATTTCAACAAACATTTCAGTCAGGTTCGTGCATGCACTATCGGGTCATCGGCCTGTCATGTGCATGTGCTTGTGGCAGCGCCGGTCGGATGGACACGCGTCGGTACGACGTCCATCACCACCACCCCGTCACTGCCGAAGCTGCCTATGCTCTGGATACTGCTGCTGTCGTTGTTGCTGTTGTGCTGGTTGTTCCTCGCGTCCGACAAGTGGGTGTGGTGGAAGGCCGGTGCGTTCTCGCTGCTGCTGCTGATGCTCAGCGCGTGGTGGCTGATCGACAAGTTGTCCGGTGATGGGCTCAATGCCGCCACCCTGTACCACCTGGGCGCCGACATGGAAGGCGCCGGTGTCTCCGATTTCAAGGGCTATATCGCCGGCTTCATCGTGCTGGCGCTGGTCTCGCTGCTGCCGCTGTTCGCCACGCGGGTGAAGCGCTGGCGCCGGCCCAGCCACGGTGGCGCGTTGTTCGCCGGCTTCGCGGCCGTGTGGGTGGCCACGATCATGATCAGCCCGCTGGCCCGCGACGGCCAGCGCCTGTACCAGCAACTGCGTCCGGTCGACTTCGCCCGCATCGCCCCCGAGTACCAGGTGCCGACGCAGCCGCTGCAGCGTCCGCGCAACATCGTCTGGATCTACGGCGAAAGCCTGGAACGCACTTACCTGGACGACAACGTGTTCCCGGGCCTGATGCCCAACCTCAATCGCCTCGCCAGCCAGTCGCTGGACGTGCGCGGGCTGGCCTCGGCCGAAGGCAGCGGCTGGACCATCGCCGGCCTGGTGTCGTCGATGTGTGGCGTGCCGCTGACCACTTCGCAGGGCGATGAGAACAGCATGGACCGCATGGGCAGCTTCCTGCCCAAGGCGGTGTGCCTGGGCGATTACCTGAAGCAGCAGGGCTACACCAACCATTACCTGGGTGGTGCCAACGGCCAGTTCGCCGGCAAGGGCCAGTTCCTGGCCAGCCACGGCTTCGACGAAGTGCATGACCTGGCGTGGTTCAAGCAGCAGAACAAGATCGGCCGCATCCACTACTCGGCCTGGGGCGTGCACGACGACGTGCTGCTGGACACCGCCTACCAGCGCTTCGAACAGCTCTCGCGTGCGGGCTCACCGTTCATGCTGACCACGCTGACCATGGACACCCACCACCCGGCCGGCCACCTGCCGGTGTCGTGCAAGGGCGAGCGCTACCAGAGCGAGTACGGCAACATCAACATGCTCAATGCGCTCAAGTGCAGCGACCGGCTGATCTCGCAGCTGGTGCAGCGCATCCAGGCCAGCCCGTACGCCAAGGACACGCTGATCGTGATCGCCTCCGACCACCTGGCGATGCCCAACGATCTGACCCACATCCTGACCCGGCAGAAGCGCGAGAACCTGCTGCTGTTCCTGGGCGATGGCATTGCCCCCCAGCAGCTCAGCGCCGACGCCGGTACCACCCTGGATTCGGGTGCGACCCTGCTCAGCCTGCTGGACCCGAACCTGAAGACGATGGGCTTTGGCCGTTCGCTGATCGATACCCAGCGCGCGCCCAGCGCCAGCGTGGCCACCCAGCGCGATGGTGGCCGCGATTACCCGCAGTACCTGGCCTTCGCCCGTTCACTGTGGCTGGGCGAACCGACACGCGAACTGAAGATCGATGGCGATGACCAGGTGGTGGTCGGCCTGCAGCACGTGCAGCCACCGGTCTTGCTGGAGTACGACAAGGACTGGGGGTTGAAGTCGGTGTACCTGGAGAACACCTCGCGCCAGTTCGATGATGCCAATCCGGACAACACCCTGGCCTACGTCGACCGCTGCACCGCATTCGAGGATGGCTCGGCCGACGGCGACTGGTGCGCCCTGCTCGTCAACCGCGACAACGGCATCAAGCTGTACCGTGACAACGACCTGCGCGGCGGCATCGCGGTGGATGCACCGCTGGACGCATTCCAGGGCCCGCGCCCGAGCGTGCGCCAAGCGCACATGATCACCCAGAAGGGCCGCCGCACCCGTGCCGGCCAGTACATGCTGCAGCTGGTGGCGAGCACGCGCCCGGATCGTGGGTTCTGGATCGAGGCGGTGTCCTCGCAGCGCAAGGTGGTGCTGGCCCAGCAGTGGGTGCAGCCCGATGCCAACGGCAAGATCAACGTGTCGTTCGGGCTGGACCACGAAGTGGATGATCTGGAGATCCGCGCGTGGTTGAACCACGCCGAGAAGCTGGCGGTGGATACGTTCGCACTGGTGCCCTCGCGCAGCCGACCACGGGGGTAGGGTTCTTTGCAGGGCTGCGCCCTGCACCTGCCGAAGCAACAGCCAAAGCACAAGCAACGGCAACGGCAACGGCGTGCATTCCGTGGTTTGGCGGGACGGTGTCGGAGTGCGGGGTGTCAGCCGCATCCATGCGGCTGACACCCCGCACTCCGACACCGCCCCGCCTCTGACAGATTTCGTGTGCTGTTGGTGGGTGTCGACCTTGGTCGAAACAATCTGTCAGATATCGAAAATCAAAATGGGGTCAGATCCGTTTTCCTCCGGAAAACGGATCTGACCCCGAGAGCAATTCCGACAGACCGCAGCAAACTGTCGAAGGCGGGGTGGGTCCGGTTGCGGGAGTGTCCGCGGCATGGATGCCGCGGCCAAGCCCCCAGGGATGGGTTTACGGCGTCTCCCGCAACCGGACCCACCCCGCCATCCCACGGAATGCCCGCTGTTGCTGTCGCTGTTGCCTTTGCCCCGGCTCGTAGCGGGTGCAGGGCGCAGCCCTGCAAAGAAACCCCTACTCCTGCGGATCGCGGGTGATGTGGATGTCGGTCGGGGTCGACAGCTGGATGCTCCGCTCGGCCAGGATCTGCAGCAGGCTGAAGTACAGATCGCTGCGGGTTCCGTACACCTGCCGCGGGCTGGCCACGTACGCGAAGCTGTTGATGGTGATCTGGCCACCGGCGATGCTGTCGATGTAGACCGTCGGTGCCGGCTGCTGCAGCACGTTGGTGTGCGCGGTGTACGCATCCAGCAGCGCCTGGCGCAGGCTGCCGACATCGGTGCTGGGCGGCACCGCGAACTGGATCTGGATGCGGCCCTGGTTGTTGCCCATCGTCATGTTGCGCACGGTCTTGGTGACCAGCTCGGAGTTGGGCACGATCAGGGTGGACTTGTCGCCCACCTGGATCTCGGTCGAGCGCAGGCTGATGCGGCGGATGTCGCCTTCCTGGTCACCCAGCTTCACCCAGTCGCCGATCTTCACAGGACGCTCGGCCAGCAGGATCAGGCCGGAGACGAAGTTCTGCGTGATCACCTGCAGGCCGAAGCCGATACCCACCGACAGCGCGCTGACCAGCAACGCCAGCTTGCTCAGCTGCAGGCCCATCGCCGACAGCGCCCAGATCACCGCGATGATGATGCCCACATAGCGGGCAACCGTACTCACCGAGTTGCGTGCGCCCAGGTCCAGCTCGGTCTTGGGCAGGTAGGTG
This portion of the Stenotrophomonas sp. WZN-1 genome encodes:
- a CDS encoding GGDEF domain-containing protein translates to MTDQPDHRPAPGTALGPPARVRAVVDDGQGDRVVLQGGGGVALQQLFAGADAPEPLLAAFANGMATLPGELGDMGDRLQSAQASADWPRYGRAMRQLIDKYIRTIEQHSPDGQPESLRLSEQLRLLLGGAVVALLQHDPDLREQAQTLAMQLRQWQPGTALEPIEQGVRELGHQVGVRAESWQEQQALLLELFALLLENVSELLDDRSWLQGQIAAVRHLLDGPLEAEAVERTRAELREVIYKQGLLRQGIDDSKAAMRGLMGEFIERMDGMATSTGEYHDRIGSYALQLREARSIADLNQLLQDVMRDTGKVQQQAAQARDHLANARQEVERAEQRITELEQELRAAGDLARIDPLTQALNRRGLDELLQRELARAARNNSPLGVAVIDLDDFHQTNDAHGHAGGDALLQHLVAVCKLLLRATDGIARLGGDEFVLVLPETQGADSMATVQRLQRSLAHRVLTVQDQRVPVHFSAGLAQWQPGDDTETLLRRADDALYAAKRQGKNRVQAG
- a CDS encoding DUF808 domain-containing protein — protein: MAGASLFALLDDIASLLDDVSVLTKVAAKKTAGVLGDDLALNAQQVTGVNANRELPVVWAVAKGSLVNKVILVPAALAISALEAWLHSRGWNVPLIVPLMMIGGAFLCFEGVEKLAHRFLHSSDDDAERQAERRKALADAEVDMVAWEKDKVKGAIRTDFILSAEIIVLTLGVVATAPFTNQILTLSVVALAMTVFVYGLVAGIVKLDDVGLYLSRKGGAIAAFGRGLVASAPWLMKFLSVAGTIAMFLVGGGILVHNVPALHHAVQALGGEGQWGWLIGAAANMVVGIIAGAIVLAAVTGFQKLRGK
- a CDS encoding phosphoglycerol transferase I — its product is MLWILLLSLLLLCWLFLASDKWVWWKAGAFSLLLLMLSAWWLIDKLSGDGLNAATLYHLGADMEGAGVSDFKGYIAGFIVLALVSLLPLFATRVKRWRRPSHGGALFAGFAAVWVATIMISPLARDGQRLYQQLRPVDFARIAPEYQVPTQPLQRPRNIVWIYGESLERTYLDDNVFPGLMPNLNRLASQSLDVRGLASAEGSGWTIAGLVSSMCGVPLTTSQGDENSMDRMGSFLPKAVCLGDYLKQQGYTNHYLGGANGQFAGKGQFLASHGFDEVHDLAWFKQQNKIGRIHYSAWGVHDDVLLDTAYQRFEQLSRAGSPFMLTTLTMDTHHPAGHLPVSCKGERYQSEYGNINMLNALKCSDRLISQLVQRIQASPYAKDTLIVIASDHLAMPNDLTHILTRQKRENLLLFLGDGIAPQQLSADAGTTLDSGATLLSLLDPNLKTMGFGRSLIDTQRAPSASVATQRDGGRDYPQYLAFARSLWLGEPTRELKIDGDDQVVVGLQHVQPPVLLEYDKDWGLKSVYLENTSRQFDDANPDNTLAYVDRCTAFEDGSADGDWCALLVNRDNGIKLYRDNDLRGGIAVDAPLDAFQGPRPSVRQAHMITQKGRRTRAGQYMLQLVASTRPDRGFWIEAVSSQRKVVLAQQWVQPDANGKINVSFGLDHEVDDLEIRAWLNHAEKLAVDTFALVPSRSRPRG